The following DNA comes from Cytophagales bacterium.
GAAGTTTACATTATGCTCACCAATCATGGGGACGCCTTCCGACTTGATGAAATTTCAACGGCACTGGACAACATTTTAAAGGGAAAACCCTACACGCTGCCCAAAGGACCACTGTCCTATCACCTCAAAAAGCTATTCGCAACCTTCACGGTTGACGAGGCCATTTCAAATGCGAGGGCCATGAAAGATAATGATGATGTTGAAGCAGACGAAAATGGCATCAATGCTTTGGGCTTGCAATATTTGCGAAGCAAAGAATTCCCAAAAGCGATCGCGGTATTGGAATTGAATACAGAATTATTCCCTTATTCTTTCAATACGTTTGATAGTTATGGGGAAGCCTTACTCAAAAGCGGGGATACTGTTCGGGGCATTGAGAACTACCGCCGATCCATCGAACTGAATCCTAACAATGAAATTGGGATCAAAGTATTAATTGGACTTGGACTTTCGCGTGAGGAATTGGTACCTGAAGTTCTGATTGACCCAAAAGTTCTTGAAAGCTACACAGGAGATTACGAATTGCGCCAGGATTTCTTTTTGACCGTAATTCATACAAATGAACAAATGTTCATTCAAGCCACAGACCAGGATCCTATTGAGGTTTTTGCCTACAGTGAAAACCGGTTCTATGCCAAGGTCATCAATGCGCAGGTCGAGTTTAATCAGGATGATAGTGGAAAAATCACCAGCCTGACCCTCTTTCAGCGCGGTGAATATGAAGCGCCGAAGGTCAATTAGTATCTACTCCCCATATTGTGCTTCCTGAATATCCCTCCAGGATACCAGATGGATATTGCGTTCTTTGATCAGGTCTTTGAATGCCTGGTTTTGTAAAGCTTCCAGGTCTCTTTGCCGCCAAGCCGAGCCAAAGTCAGGGTGATTGACTGCTACAGCTTGCATTTCTGCATTGTCATAGGCAAAGTGCACGATGATCTCATTCAGTCCGGGCTTCATGTTCCTCAGAATATCCATGTAATACTCGTTCCAATCTCTTTCGCCGATAGCCGGACTGATCGAGAATAAACGATCCACAAGAATCTGATCCTTCATGATACTGTTCACCAATTGAGGGGCGGCAGATATGTGGCCATAAGGAATAAAAACCGGAATCTTATAGCGCTTCCCTACTCGCTGATAAGCTTCGAAAAAAGCGGGTGTTTGGAACAAGGTACCCATATGACTATCCAGATGTGTTGGTTTGATCCCAAAAGCCAGGGCGCGTTCCACCTGTGCAATGAGTTCCTTTTCTAATTCTTTCACGGTCGCACTTTGAACCACCTCCGCAACAGACGGAGGAAAATGTGCTTCCTCGTTGAGCAAGCTGGAGATCTCCGAGGCACTGGATACACCATCCCATTTATATTCATCCCACTCCGCCGTTAAAGTCAAGTGAAGCCCAAGGTCCATTTCCGGATTTTCTTTAGCGTATGCTGCTGCCTGCGGAAACCAGGGACAAGGCACCATGATACTCGCTGAATTGATGGTCCCTTCTTCTAATGCAGCAATGGTGGCTGCATTCACCGAATTGGCCACACCTAGATCATCAGCATGTAAGATCAGAAGGATCGCGTCTTTATCATAGCCAAGCTTCTCAGCTGTGGTTTGTGTAAACCCAACTTGTATTGACAATATGCAAATGACGATTAAAAAAAGTGTAGAGAGAGGTTTCATTGGCTGATGAAAAAAATCAGTTGGACAAAAGTAAGGGGAACCATTAGGATCGCAACGTTCAATCGATAGGGCGGCTTTTTGAAATAGAAGAACAACCCACACATTATCAACATAATAGGAATCAGGTAACCAAAGATGATGTAGACATTGTAGACCTGTTGGTATCGGTTTGTATTGCCATCCTGGGTAATGTAAACTGCCATAGGCTTTCTAAAAATGGTAGTAGCCTCCACTATCGTACTATCTATTTTTTGAAGGTCTCTCTTGCGAGGCAATTCACCTTTTTCAAACTTCATTTCGAACTCCTCAAAAATGATGCGATCATAGCGAGGGTTATTGCCCCCACGTTTGTACTCGACTCCCTGTAGTACAGTCATGGTGTTCTGATCATGCTGTTCGTACGGTAACAGATAATCAACAGTCAGCAGTACATTCCAAGTCAGGATCAACCATGCTACCGGCCTGAAATATCGTATCAACCTCATGATCAACAACGCTTGCTGCCTTTCTCGTTCTTGTTCCTTCTCCTTGTTTTTTCGTCGCTGCTCCGCCCGCCAAATCTCTTCTTCAGATGGCTGTTGCGTCTGACTCGACTGAAAATAGTCATCAAGCTGTGGATCAGGTCGCTCATCAGTCAAGTATTCATAGGCCGCCTTGATCTCCAGGAATTTCTCATGCGCCCCGGCTTCTGAATTCACATCTGGGTGATATCGCTTGGATAGCTCTCGATACGCAGACTTGATCTCCTCTTTGGAGGCATTTTCGGTGAGTCTTAGAACCTGAAGATGATGTGAACGCAATATTGTCTTATTGAATGAATGGGAAAGTTAGTAAAATGAGAAATCACACTTCTCCTGTTCGTTTTGTTAGCAGGATCGGCAAACTGGTGATGGTAAGGTATAGCGAGATAATGGCAATGAAGAAAAACGTTTCACGTTGATAGAAGTAGGTCTCCCAATAGGAAAACACCACGAAGACCATATAAATCAACATAAACAACAGCACTAATTGACTCATCAAAGACTTGGTTTGTTTTTTCAGCAGCCACACAACAAGTGAAATCAACGAAAAAATCACCTGTTGTGAAGGGAGGAAAAAAAGAGAAACATATACAAAATACATCGGCCCCAAATCCATAAACTCCTTCATTTCAGGAACAAAAGTCCTGGCAATCATTAACAACAAAATGATTAATAACGAAGAGAGTATAACAGATCTAAATATTGCTGTCACTTAACTACCTTCTTCCACCTTTCTTTCAATACCTCCACCGACTTTTCCAGTTGCTTCACTCCTTCCATGGTTTGAGACGTAGGCTTTACGTCAGCACCTTGCAACAAGTTCATTAGATAAATGAATTTTCCTTGTAGTCCGACGATGGTTTCTTCCTGGGGATCGCGATGATAAATACTACCGTAAAGCAAATCCTGCTCTCCGGGGTTACCTCTACCTCTTAAAGCCTGGAGTGCTGAAGTTCTACCTCCTGCGGCAATACGTTCTTCCAAATCTTCCCGCATCTCCTGCAAAGCATTATAACCATCATAGCATCTTTTGGAGTACAATCCCTGTAATTTGATGTCTGCCTCCGAAGCAGCCACCCTCGGGTCCAGTTTTACAGCGAGATCCTGCGTATAAGCATTGCCATCTACAGTTAATCGAACTTTATAGGTTCCAGGCACAACGAATGGTCCATGGGGTCCGCTTGGGGTTTTCTTCCATACTGCTGCAATAGCGAATTGCCGATTCGTTCCATTAGGAGGTTCATGCCTTAAATCCCAAACAAATCGATGATGTCCCTTTGAGGTATGAAGAGGTTCAAACGGACGAATCCAATAAGTGGGGTGTGGCAACTTCGTGGTATCAATCGATTCTGCCTGATCCGTGCTCGCATAAGAGCGGATGACTTGATTTGAGGCATCCAGTATGTCCAGTCTTACCTTGATGGCTGCTTTGGACAGGTAAAAGTCAATGATGGCTCCATCTGGCGGATTCTCCCCCGTCGGTTCCTCAGGTGGAAGTGGCGTATCGCTGAACATGTTCCAACGTACCCGATAGGCTTCAGCAACCGGATACAAAGTAGCTTGTTCTCCTGCCGCACTCAGCCCCCTCAATGGCGAAATATTGTCCAGGATCCAAATGGAACGACCGTGTGTTCCTACTACAAGATCATTGTCTTTGATGACCAGGTCCCGAATAGAAGAAGCGGGCATATTTTGACGTAGAGATTGCCAGTTCTCACCTGCATCCACTGAAAAGTAGACTTGTCGTTCCGTTCCGGCAAACAATAAACCATCTTGTTTAGGGTCTTCTTTTACCACATTAACGGGTCCATTATCAGGAAGACCATTCACGATCCTCTTCCAGGTTTTACCTCCATCTGTAGTCCGATAAATGTGAGGTCGCATATCATCTTTTCGAATGGCATTTACCGCGATGCAGGCTGTATTTTCATCAAAATGCCCCGCGTCAATGATGGAGATCTTGTCCCATGATTTCACCGCTTTCGGCGTAACTTCTTTCCAGGTTTTACCTCCATCTACGGTCAGGTGAACCCTACCATCATCAGTACCCGCCCAAATGATATTGACATCCAAAGGAGATGCTGCTACCGCATAGATCACCCCTCTTCTTTTCATGGTTTTCATTTGGGGTGTGGCAAAACCTCCAATACTTGCTGGGACTTCAGGTTGCTCGTAGGTGAGATCAGGACTGATGATTTCCCAACTGTCTCCACCATTCAGAGATTTCCAAAGCACATTGGTGGCGAAGAGTAACATGTTAGGATCGGACGGATGAAAGAGCAAAGGCATGGTTCTTAAAATACGATACTTACCCGATCGAACTGCCTCAGGAGCGACATTCTGCGACTGCCCGGTCCGCTTATCAAACTTCATCACACGGCCTCCATAAATGATATTCGGATCTTTTGGGTCTGGTGCAACATAGCCATATTCATCTGCTCCTACCCCAATGAATTCCCTGAAAGATATTTGACCTCCATTTCCACGACTCGCAATCCCAATGGCACCGCTTTCCTGCTGGCCGCCATACACCCAATAGGGAAATTGATTATCAGTGGTGACATGATAAAGCTGAGAGGTGGGTTGGTTGTACCAGGAACTCCAGGTCTTACCGGCATTCACCGTCACAGTAGCTCCCTGATCTGTCACAAAAAGCATGATATCGGGTTGTTCCGGATTGATCCAAATGCGATGGTAATCATCTCCTCCCGGTGCCCCTTTGATGGACATCCAGGATTTACCACCATCATCCGAGGTATACGAAGCAATATTTCCTACATACAGTTTATTAGGGTCTTTTGGATGCACTTTGATTTCTGCAAAATCACCTCCACGGCCCCAGAGGCGATAATCTTCGTGAATTAAAGACCAGCTTTCTCCGGCATCCTTACTTCTATAGATACCTCCATTTCGACTTGCGTCGACGGTCGCATACATGATCTTTGAGTTCGATGGTGCAATTCCCACACCAATCCTTCCCAAACCATCATCGGCAGTAGGTAATCCTTCTGTCAGTTGCTTCCAGGTACTTCCTCCATCCACTGACTTATATAGCCCACTATTATCGCCTGAAAAGCGAGCGTTTTCCCATGGCCCTTCCCGATGCTCCCACATATCCGCAAATAGGATATTGGGATCATTAGGATCGAATTCTACCTGAATGGCTCCAGTATTTTGATCGATGTAGAGCACTTTTTCCCAACTTTGACCTCCATTGGTGGTTCGGAAAACGCCTCGTTCCTTATTGGCACCATAGGGATGGCCCAATCCCGCCACAAAAACAATATCCGGATTGGTAGGATGAATGATCAAGCGCCCTACCTGCTGTACATCGGACAACCCAATGTGATTCCAGGTTTTTCCGCCATTGGTACTCTTAAATATACCATCTCCAACACCCAGGTCTGGCCGGTGTAAGCCTTCTCCCGTTCCCACGTAAATGATGTCAGGATTTACCGGAGAGACCGCCAGGTCGCCTACAGAGCCCGTGGGCGCATCATCAAAAATGGGGTTCCAGGTCCGACCAAAGTCATCTGTTTTCCAAACCCCGCCATTATTGACTCCTACAAAAAACACATTTGGCTGTGAAGGTATCCCTTCGCCTCCCACGGTTCTACTTGCCCGAAAAGGACCAATCATGCGGTACTTTAGTTCCTGGTAGTTGGACTGATCAATGGATTGCGCTGGTAATTGAGTGAATCCAAACAATGGGACCAATACCAGTATTACTTTGAGAAATCTCATCTTGAAATCAAGGTTTGGGTTGCTAAAGGACAAGTTACAGCGAGGCCGGCAAATGACATTAGCCGTCTGTGGATTTCATTGATCCTTCCTACACTTTTCTACGAAGGCTTAATCCTTCTTTCACGAACGATATTGGGTTAACTATTTTTCAGATGTCTGCATGGGGTGACTATTTCTTCAAAATTTTGTGAATTGTCACGATATAATGAGAATTCGCTACTTCGTTTACGCCTGAAAACAGGATGTACTTTCCACCATTCTTTCCCTCAATAAGGTACAAATTCACAAATCCGCCACAAGGTGATCTTGAGTACATTCCTAACTTTAGAAAAGTTTTTAGCTCCTCGAAATCCTGGCCAATATTACCTCCTGAAAATTGAGTATCAATGATTGAATCAAAATCTATTGTGATTTCTTCATCGTTGATTACTACGTTTTTCCTCAAGGATTTTGATATGGCATTATCAAAAACCAACTCGTTGCGGTCATACTCTTTCACAATCTTCATTTCTAAATGGATATAAGGCCCAGCTCCTGCAGTCCGGTATCTTCAATGAACAGCTAGTGCTTAATGTAAATAATTATTAATCCTCTCAATTGAAATCGGTAGATCTAAACACACCGATACCTCGCATTCTTCCATTCGTGTAATAGATTCACTTGCATCTACCGGGTTACATAAATTTGCATTTTGTATTGGATTAACCATGTCTTTCAGACTTTTTTACTACAGTTTACTACTTTTTTGTGGGGCAATCGTATTCGCTAATCCTGGCGAACGACGAAACTCTTTTTACGCAGAAAATCCACCCGTCATCGATGGAATCTTGAATGATGACGTTTGGCAGCAAGCCGGACAAGTCACCGGGTTCCAAACTTTTGTTCCGGATTTTTCTCAAAAAATGGAACACAAGACCATTGCCTACTGGTCCCACGACGAAGAAAACCTCTACTTCGCCTTTAAGTGCTTCGATGAACCGAACATGATCAAAACTTCTGTGGCGGCCCGCGATAAAATTCAGGATGATGATTGGGTATGCATCAATTTGGACTCTTTCAACGACAGACAAACACTTTACGGGTTTTACATCAATCCTAATGGAATCCAGATGGATACTCGCTTTGCTGGAGGTCGGGATGATGCTGGGATCGATATGATCTGGTACAGCGCAGGACAAATTGATGATGAAGGGTATACCGTAGAAATTAAAATTCCTTTTAAAAGCATTCGATATGCCGTCAAAGACGGCCAGGTGGACATGGGTGTAATCTTCGAACGAAGAATCAGCCGACTCTCAACGCAAGGCACTTTCCCTGCCCTGGATCCGGGACAAGGACTTAATTTTCTTACACAAACCATGCCGCTGCACTTCGATCGAGTGAAGAAAACGACCTTGCTTGAATTATTGCCTGCCGTGACTTACGGGAATTCTAAAATTCGGGAAGAAGGTGAAACTATCGCCGATGACCAGGCAGATCTTAGTCTTACCGCAAAATATGGCATTACTTCTGACCTCATTCTTGATGCCACGTACAATCCAGATTTTAGTCAAGTGGAAGCGGATGCCTTGCAAGTAGAAGTGAACCAACGATTTCCGGTGTTTTTCCCAGAAAGGAGACCCTTTTTTCAGGAAGGGAGTGAACACTTTACGCATGCCGGAGGTTCCGGGAGAGCTGAAATCCGAAACATTGTCAATACCCGGTCCATCGTCAATCCCATTACGGCAGGAAAGCTCACTGGAAAAATTGGCAACTCCAATATCATTTCAGTGATTGGTGCGGTGGATGAGTTGGATACAGCTTATAATGCCAATGTAGGGGTAGTTCGTTACAAGAGAGCATTTACCCGAGACAGTTATCTAGGCGGGTTCTGGACCGGGAGAAATGAGGACGATTTCTTCAATTTGGTCTATGGTCTGGATGGGCAATATCGAATCAACGACGCAAGCCTTGTCAGTGGCTATTTATTTAATTCTGGGACCCGGGAAGACATCAATGCTTCAGTAACTAATGTACACGCCGCGGCAGCCAATTTTTCAGTAAGGAACCGAACCGTGAATTACGGAGGTGGATACACCAACATCGGACAAGACTTTCAATCAGCTGTTGGCTTTGTTACTCGCACAGGCATTGTCAAATACAATGTATTCTACAGCCCCAAATTCTATCCCAAAGAAAGCCTCATCAAGCGTATCGATCCGCTGGTCTATGTATCCTACACCCTGGATAAGCCCAGCGGCCTGTATGAATACAGTTACTTCACTCGCACGAACATTACCCTACCTCGCAACACCAGATTAAATGTGTCGGCCAATTCTTCTAATGAAATATTTGAAGGTCAGAAGTTTGACCGGAGCAGCATTTCATTGGATGCACGTTCACAACTCACCAAACGGATCTTTATTTCCGGGAATTACCGTTGGCAACGCCGGCCCAATTATGGTGAATCTGAACAAGGGCGTGGAAAATCTATTCGTGGCAGTCTTATCTTCCAATTTTCAGATAACCTGAATTCCGAATGGCGGTACAATTACACCAATCTTTTCAATTCAGAAACAGGTGAGAAATACTTTGACATTCACATTCTCTCTTCGCGCAATACCTATCAGATTAACAAATACATGTTTTTCAGAGCGATTGTACAATACAATTCATTGACTCAGGTGTTGTCTCCTAACTTCCTGGCCTCATTTACATACATTCCAGGAACAGTAGTTCATTTCGGGTATGGCGCTGTACTGGACCGTAGGGAATGGGATCCTGAAACGCGGGAGTATTTTGAAGGCAGTCGACACACCGCCAAAGCACAGGGATTATTTTTCAAGGCTTCCTACTTGTGGCGGCATTGATTTGAGCAGTGAATTATAGGTTAATCTCTAATGGTCTCAGCGAGAAGCGAAGACCAGGCATCAACTTAAAACGCTGGCCTGCTTTTCCATCCTCCTACTGGAGCTACAATACTTTCGGGGACATGAACATCAAATAAAACAAGATTCCATTCTGGCTTGTCTACAACGTATTCCACAACAAACCTCTGTCCAACTTCGGAATCAATACATTCATTCGATGTACAAATACTTTCATACCTCACATGATCGATGAAGTACTCGTACTTTTTACCGACATCTTTACCAGTGATATATATTTCTGTAATCACACCAATGGTGTAATACTTTTCTGAGGACCGCTCAATCATAAATCGGTTAAAAAGTGCAATAAATACCACAAGGGCAAATACGATCCAAAACCCTATTGACAACCTATACTTTAAGTCTTTCACGATCGCTGTGGGTATCTTGGCTTCTACTCCTTCCTCACCCACCTTTTCTTGCCCTCCACAATCACCGCCAGGCTATCTGACACGATGGTGTCGATGACATAGCTCTGGTATCGCTCGCCAGACTTCAGGAAGACTTCTGTCCCTTCGATCACCATTAAAGCGATCCTGGTATCGGTGCCACTTTTGGCAATGAAACCCCGGTATTTGATATCCAATGGTTGTTCAGGAACGGGTGTTTCTTGCAACTGTGTTTGTTTTTCAGAATCGTCTTCCTCAAAATTGTCCTTTTCGGCACTAGCCAATTGTTTTAAAAAAGGATCAGGATACCTCGACTTCAATTGATAGGTCTCCGCTTCCTGACTTTCTCGCAGTGGTGTAACATAAGTTCTAGGGGCAAAATCAGTCTCACCATCGGAGGTAAAATCCACAATCCGATAGATGATGAATCCCCAGATGAAAAGTACCGCAGGTACCAGAAAATATAGATTCTTCTTGTTCTTCAAACCTATTGTACTTACTCCACCGTCAATGATCGGACGATCCGTTCGGTTTTCTTATTTCCATTCACGGCCCTTATACTCCATTGATAACTCCCTGGATTTAGGTTGACTGAAACCCGATCCTCAGTCACTTCCTGGTCACTAATGATCGAACTGATCGCATCAAATGTAGGCGTCACCAACTGAAATTCATAAGCATCCGCATCACGGAGGGGCTCCCAAATAAAAACTACCGATCCAGAATCCAAAGTGGCATTTTCCGAAGGTGATAAAATCTCTAAAGCCCGGTTTTCAAAGGCCACATCTATTGTAAGAGACCGAATCGAACGCATCGATAAAGAACTGGTATTGATGGCCTGAACACCCCACTCATAAACACCGGAATCCAATTGAACACTGGCGTTGGACAAAGCGGTTATGGTATCGGCGATAACCGTTCTAATATTTTCAAAGGAGGGGCTTACGATTCGCAGATTATAATTATTCGCATCACGAATGGTGTCCCACAAAAACACAAAAGTCCCCGCGTCGGCTTCCAGGTCTGCCGCAGGAGAGATCAAATTAGGCGCTCTGTCTGAGATATCCGGGTCGGTTATTTCAACAATGGTGAAAGAATTAGTAAAAAAGGCAGTGGTGTAGACCGAATTGGCCGCATTAACTCCCCAGGTATAGGTGCCAGGCCCTAATGATGTAGTAAAATTGGTAGCTGTGGTAATGGTATCGGCCCAAACCTGCGCAGGATTCTCAAAATCGGGAGAAACCAGCAACAACCGGTAATCTAATGCATCTTCCAGCGCTTCCCATACAAAAGTGACGCTCCCGGAATCCAACTGTACTCCCTCTGAAGGAGCAAACAACACTACTTCATCATTGGAAATATCATCCTCAATAATATCATCACAGCCCATGAAGGTCATCATAATCATGGCTACGAACAAGATCAGGGTCCATCCCAGTTTTTTTACGATTGCATGTTTCATTCTATGGGGAAATAAAGTGCCAAATAGAGTTTTGTCTCGCGTGTTCTACGATTGGTTTCTGTATCAAAGCGGATGGAGACCAGCCCCCCTCCCAATCGCCGTGTTTCAACTTCCTGAAGCAACTTCAATAATTCCCGGTAGGAACCACTGAACCTGAACAGGTTAAATTTTTCTTTGGTATCCCGTTTCTGTACTTCCGTGTATTCTACGAGTGGGGTGAGGTTAGGCTTGCTCAAACGCGTGAGCTGACGCAGCAGTAACTGTTCACCACCTTGTAAATCCAGATGTTGCAGCAGGGAATCCACTTTTTTCTTATCTCTTTTCAATACCGCCGATTTGCGATAAAGTTGATCTGCATTGACGATACTTCTTTGCAGAAGTTGATTATGATTTCTGATCTCAAGCGTCTTACTGATCGAGAAAAAATACCCCAACACCAGAATCAGGCCAGTTCCAATCAAAAAGGCCAGGTTCTTCCGCTTGTATGACCAATCCTTAAACATCCGATTTTATTGTGATCTTCAACTGGAACTTCCCTTGCCGGTAAGTATTCTCATTGATCCCATCCACCCAATCAAGGTCCTTGATCCGGTCAATCCAGTCTGCGTAGGCGACCGCATTTTCTGAAAGGCCCTCAATCCAGATCGATGCTTCTTTTTCAATGGCTTTTTTCTCATCCAGATACAGCGGACGAACAATAAGCTTATTCAACTGTATGGAGGAAGGTATAGAATGCCCTAACTCATCTGAAAACCTGGTGAAAACGGACTGATCTCCTGCATCCAACAAGTCCTGATAGGATGCCAAATAGTTTTCCATCTCCTCCACCTGTTTCTGAGTTGCCAACAAACTGGAGTTTTCCTGAACCAGCTGTTCATTTTCCTGACTTAACTGAAAAAAGAAAAATATGTTGATGAGGAAAATGAGGAAAATTGCACCTAGCACATAGGTGCCAAACTTAGACAAGAAGCGCTTGTGGGCGTATTCTTCTAACGCTAGCTTTCTATTGAAATCGGAAGGAACCGGTGCGTCTACCAGATAATTAAGGCCAGCTGCATAACTCAGCAAAATGTCCTGTTCCAAAGTTTCCTCTTCCGAAATGGCGACAGCCGTAGTTTGCTTACCAACATGATCGACTCGTGCCACTTCATCCCCTTCCATGCGGAACATGAAGCCACCTAATTCCGATGCTTCATGCTTCATCCCTTTGGCCAGCAACATCAACGGCAAAGGGGCCAGGAAAATGTTCACAACTTGATTCGTATCCGGAATGATTTTCAGGATCTGATTCAATCGCTTTTTTCGAATGATAGACACAAAAGTTCCATGCTTGTTGTCTACCTGCTGCATGAAAAATTCTTCCGGTCGCGCTTGAGGAATGATCAACTTAAGCAGCTCTTCTTTCGGAAGGGTCTTCGCCTCCACCTTACGTGTCAGTATCTCATCGCTAGCAATGCCTATTACCAAAGGCAGGTCCTTTACGGAGGAAAGCCAGGTTTCCACCCTACTTTGAGCAACAAAATGATCTTGTGATCTCAGGTTGATCTGATCCTTATCAAGATCCATCACACAGCCATAGGTTTCCCAGTCTTCACCTTCTTGTGAAAAGCTGATCGCCGCGACCTCACGCCCTCTAAGTTTGGATAATATAGGATCCAATAAACTCATTGTTTCTGTAATGGCGATGAATATATGATCAGATCGTTACTCATTTCTAATAAATTAGTAAACGATGGTTGGCTTAATAAAGATGACCAGTCTGTTGTTCCGTTCACTCTTGCTTCTGGAGCTAAACAACCACTTCAAAACAGGAATCCGGGATAAAAACGGCACTCCGCTTCCTGATTCCGATTTAGACACTTCTTCCAGGCCTCCCAGAACAATCATTTCCTCATTTCTTATCCTTATTTTACTGATGAATTTTCGGGTTGCATTACCAGGAGGCGCTCCTTCCACTGTAGGATCAATGAAATCAGAAAATTCAGCTTCTATAGAAAGCGTGATA
Coding sequences within:
- a CDS encoding polysaccharide deacetylase family protein codes for the protein MSIQVGFTQTTAEKLGYDKDAILLILHADDLGVANSVNAATIAALEEGTINSASIMVPCPWFPQAAAYAKENPEMDLGLHLTLTAEWDEYKWDGVSSASEISSLLNEEAHFPPSVAEVVQSATVKELEKELIAQVERALAFGIKPTHLDSHMGTLFQTPAFFEAYQRVGKRYKIPVFIPYGHISAAPQLVNSIMKDQILVDRLFSISPAIGERDWNEYYMDILRNMKPGLNEIIVHFAYDNAEMQAVAVNHPDFGSAWRQRDLEALQNQAFKDLIKERNIHLVSWRDIQEAQYGE
- a CDS encoding DnaJ domain-containing protein — encoded protein: MRSHHLQVLRLTENASKEEIKSAYRELSKRYHPDVNSEAGAHEKFLEIKAAYEYLTDERPDPQLDDYFQSSQTQQPSEEEIWRAEQRRKNKEKEQERERQQALLIMRLIRYFRPVAWLILTWNVLLTVDYLLPYEQHDQNTMTVLQGVEYKRGGNNPRYDRIIFEEFEMKFEKGELPRKRDLQKIDSTIVEATTIFRKPMAVYITQDGNTNRYQQVYNVYIIFGYLIPIMLIMCGLFFYFKKPPYRLNVAILMVPLTFVQLIFFISQ
- a CDS encoding glycoside hydrolase, yielding MRFLKVILVLVPLFGFTQLPAQSIDQSNYQELKYRMIGPFRASRTVGGEGIPSQPNVFFVGVNNGGVWKTDDFGRTWNPIFDDAPTGSVGDLAVSPVNPDIIYVGTGEGLHRPDLGVGDGIFKSTNGGKTWNHIGLSDVQQVGRLIIHPTNPDIVFVAGLGHPYGANKERGVFRTTNGGQSWEKVLYIDQNTGAIQVEFDPNDPNILFADMWEHREGPWENARFSGDNSGLYKSVDGGSTWKQLTEGLPTADDGLGRIGVGIAPSNSKIMYATVDASRNGGIYRSKDAGESWSLIHEDYRLWGRGGDFAEIKVHPKDPNKLYVGNIASYTSDDGGKSWMSIKGAPGGDDYHRIWINPEQPDIMLFVTDQGATVTVNAGKTWSSWYNQPTSQLYHVTTDNQFPYWVYGGQQESGAIGIASRGNGGQISFREFIGVGADEYGYVAPDPKDPNIIYGGRVMKFDKRTGQSQNVAPEAVRSGKYRILRTMPLLFHPSDPNMLLFATNVLWKSLNGGDSWEIISPDLTYEQPEVPASIGGFATPQMKTMKRRGVIYAVAASPLDVNIIWAGTDDGRVHLTVDGGKTWKEVTPKAVKSWDKISIIDAGHFDENTACIAVNAIRKDDMRPHIYRTTDGGKTWKRIVNGLPDNGPVNVVKEDPKQDGLLFAGTERQVYFSVDAGENWQSLRQNMPASSIRDLVIKDNDLVVGTHGRSIWILDNISPLRGLSAAGEQATLYPVAEAYRVRWNMFSDTPLPPEEPTGENPPDGAIIDFYLSKAAIKVRLDILDASNQVIRSYASTDQAESIDTTKLPHPTYWIRPFEPLHTSKGHHRFVWDLRHEPPNGTNRQFAIAAVWKKTPSGPHGPFVVPGTYKVRLTVDGNAYTQDLAVKLDPRVAASEADIKLQGLYSKRCYDGYNALQEMREDLEERIAAGGRTSALQALRGRGNPGEQDLLYGSIYHRDPQEETIVGLQGKFIYLMNLLQGADVKPTSQTMEGVKQLEKSVEVLKERWKKVVK
- a CDS encoding DUF5916 domain-containing protein, which translates into the protein MSFRLFYYSLLLFCGAIVFANPGERRNSFYAENPPVIDGILNDDVWQQAGQVTGFQTFVPDFSQKMEHKTIAYWSHDEENLYFAFKCFDEPNMIKTSVAARDKIQDDDWVCINLDSFNDRQTLYGFYINPNGIQMDTRFAGGRDDAGIDMIWYSAGQIDDEGYTVEIKIPFKSIRYAVKDGQVDMGVIFERRISRLSTQGTFPALDPGQGLNFLTQTMPLHFDRVKKTTLLELLPAVTYGNSKIREEGETIADDQADLSLTAKYGITSDLILDATYNPDFSQVEADALQVEVNQRFPVFFPERRPFFQEGSEHFTHAGGSGRAEIRNIVNTRSIVNPITAGKLTGKIGNSNIISVIGAVDELDTAYNANVGVVRYKRAFTRDSYLGGFWTGRNEDDFFNLVYGLDGQYRINDASLVSGYLFNSGTREDINASVTNVHAAAANFSVRNRTVNYGGGYTNIGQDFQSAVGFVTRTGIVKYNVFYSPKFYPKESLIKRIDPLVYVSYTLDKPSGLYEYSYFTRTNITLPRNTRLNVSANSSNEIFEGQKFDRSSISLDARSQLTKRIFISGNYRWQRRPNYGESEQGRGKSIRGSLIFQFSDNLNSEWRYNYTNLFNSETGEKYFDIHILSSRNTYQINKYMFFRAIVQYNSLTQVLSPNFLASFTYIPGTVVHFGYGAVLDRREWDPETREYFEGSRHTAKAQGLFFKASYLWRH